In Ailuropoda melanoleuca isolate Jingjing chromosome 4, ASM200744v2, whole genome shotgun sequence, the following proteins share a genomic window:
- the TRMT1 gene encoding tRNA (guanine(26)-N(2))-dimethyltransferase isoform X3 — protein sequence MCRNVQLNGVAHLVHPRQADARMLMYQHQKASERFDVIDLDPYGSPAPFLDAAVQAVSEGGLLCVTCTDMAVLAGNSGETCYSKYGAMALKSRACHEMALRIVLHSLDLRANCYQRFVVPLLSVSADFYVRVFVRVFTGQAKVKASASKQALVFQCVGCGTFHLQRLGKASGASGGRVKFSAACGPPVAPECGHCGQRHQLGGPLWAEPIHDLDFVGRVLEAVSTNPGRFHTSERIRGVLSVITEELPDVPLYYALDQLSSTVRCSTPSLLQLRSALLHAGFRVSLSHACKNAVKTDAPSSALWDIMRCWEKVCPVKRERLSESSPAFRILSVEPRLQANFTIRDDANPSSRQRGLKRFQANPEANWGPRPRARPGGKAAGEAMEERRRLHQSKRKEPAEDPVQRAARLKTFPCKRFKEGTCQHGDQCCYSHSSPTPEDTAEVAPGDHPETPSQNPPGPGVATGSGVD from the exons ATGTGCCGCAACGTGCAGCTCAATGGTGTGGCCCACCTGGTGCATCCCAGGCAGGCAGACGCCCG GATGCTGATGTACCAGCATCAGAAGGCCTCGGAGCGGTTTGACGTCATCGACCTGGACCCGTACGGCAGCCCTGCCCCCTTCTTGGATGCCGCTGTGCAGGCTGTGAGCGAAGGAG GGCTGCTGTGTGTGACGTGCACGGACATGGCGGTGCTGGCGGGCAACAGCGGGGAGACGTGCTACAGCAAGTATGGGGCCATGGCCCTCAAGAGCCGCGCCTGCCACGAGATG GCCCTGAGGATCGTCCTGCACAGCTTGGACCTCCGAGCCAACTGCTACCAGCGCTTCGTGGTGCCACTGCTCAGCGTGAGCGCTGACTTCTATGTGCGCGTTTTTGTTCGCGTCTTCACCGGCCAGGCCAAGGTCAAAGCCTCAGCCAG CAAGCAGGCGCTGGTGTTCCAGTGTGTGGGCTGCGGGACCTTCCACCTTCAGCGCCTTGGCAAAGCCTCGGGAGCCTCTGGTGGCCG GGTCAAGTTCTCTGCAGCCTGCGGTCCCCCAGTCGCCCCCGAGTGTGGGCACTGCGGGCAGCGACACCAG CTTGGCGGTCCCCTGTGGGCAGAGCCCATCCATGACCTGGACTTCGTGGGTCGTGTCCTAGAGGCTGTGAGCACCAACCCTGGCCGCTTCCACACCTCAGAGCGGATCCGAGGGGTCCTGAGCGTCATCACTGAG GAGCTCCCGGATGTGCCTCTCTACTACGCGCTGGACCAGCTCAGCAGCACCGTCCGCTGCAGCACGCCTAGCCTCCTGCAGCTGCG GTCGGCCCTCCTCCATGCCGGCTTCCGGGTGTCGCTTTCCCATGCCTGTAAGAATGCCGTGAAGACGGATGCCCCCTCCTCGGCCCTCTGGGACATCATGCGCTGCTGG GAAAAGGTGTGTCCGGTGAAACGGGAGCGCCTGTCGGAGAGCAGCCCGGCGTTCCGGAttctcagtgtggagcccag GCTGCAGGCCAACTTCACCATCCGGGATGATGCCAACCCCAGCTCCCGCCAGCGAGGACTCAAGCGCTTCCAGGCTAACCCCGAGGCCAACTGGGGCCCCCGGCCCCGCGCCCGTCCAGG GGGCAAGGCAGCAGGTGAAGCTATGGAGGAGAGACGCAGGCTGCACCAGAGTAAGAGGAAGGAGCCAGCTGAAGACCCAGTCCAGCGGGCTGCCCGGCTCAAGACATTTCCCTGTAAAAGATTCAAGGAG GGCACCTGTCAACACGGGGACCAGTGCTGCTACTCCCACAGCTCCCCCACACCCGAGGACACTGCTGAAGTGGCCCCTGGTGACCATCCAGAGACTCCTTCCCAGAACCCTCCTGGGCCTGGTGTGGCCACTGGTTCAGGAGTAGACTGA
- the LYL1 gene encoding protein lyl-1 yields MCPPQAQAEVGPTMTEKAEMVCAPSPAPAPPPKPASPGPPKVKEMGHQGSSPPRLPPGVPVISLGHTRPPGAAMATTELSALRPPLLQLSTLGTVPPPLALHYHPHPFLNSLYIGPAGPFGIFPSSRLKRRPSHCELELAEGHQPQKVARRVFTNSRERWRQQNVNGAFAELRKLLPTHPPDRKLSKNEVLRLAMKYIGFLVRLLRDQAAALAAGPAPSGPRKRPAHRGPNDGARRGPFRRAEAVVRSQPAPLAGPDGGSPDGAARPIKTERAVVSPEVR; encoded by the exons ATGTGCCCGCCCCAGGCCCAGGCAGAGGTGGGCCCCACCATGACTGAGAAGGCCGAAATGGTGtgtgcccccagcccagcacccGCTCCGCCCCCCAAGCCTGCCTCGCCTGGGCCCCCGAAGGTGAAGGAGATGGGGCACCAAGGCTCCTCACCCCCCAGGCTGCCCCCTGGCGTGCCAGTGATCAGCCTGGGCCACACCAGGCCCCCAGGGGCAGCCATGGCCACCACGGAGCTGAGCGCCCTGCGGCCCCCGCTGCTGCAACTCTCTACCCTGGGAACTGTCCCACCCCCCCTGGCCCTGCATTATCACCCTCACCCCTTCCTTAACAG CCTCTACATTGGGCCGGCAGGACCTTTTGGCATCTTCCCTAGCAGCCGGCTGAAGCGGAGACCAAGCCACTGTGAGCTGGAGCTGGCTGAGG GGCACCAGCCCCAGAAGGTGGCCCGGCGTGTGTTCACCAACAGCCGGGAGCGCTGGCGGCAGCAGAACGTGAATGGCGCCTTCGCAGAGCTCAGGAAGCTGCTGCCAACGCACCCGCCCGACCGGAAGCTGAGCAAGAACGAGGTGCTCCGCCTGGCCATGAAATACATTGGCTTCCTGGTGCGGCTGCTGCGCGACCAGGCGGCTGCTCTGGCCGCAGGCCCCGCCCCGTCCGGGCCCCGCAAACGGCCCGCGCACCGGGGGCCCAACGACGGCGCCCGCCGAGGGCCTTTTCGCAGGGCCGAGGCAGTGGTGCGCTCGCAGCCCGCGCCCCTCGCCGGCCCTGACGGCGGCAGCCCCGATGGGGCGGCCCGGCCCATCAAGACGGAACGAGCGGTCGTGAGCCCTGAGGTGCGGTGA